A single window of Sporosarcina sp. 6E9 DNA harbors:
- the essB gene encoding type VII secretion protein EssB, producing the protein MNEKTIELESMTYQFEIEKDIWKLRLAKSQTSIKDFRQLALMTERTDFFVPAAVEEEQDSYVFSYTVNEKLKKWADIEKLGRNDKLRALCNVGRFQECLPTRTTFFLHPENLVFNDNLIPSIIYRGIRDLVPPYTNDSSKFLHQYKCLAIALFSKKYTFDELYNGSISNAIETEFERKVVGIADVSALIRFLEENYEIEQKTTEQTMQLVPKKQFRLFKQLSIMMIALSLILTAPLAYFSFVKMPYQNKLLAAHHDFLASDYGKVISDLEGQKAEKLPNSTKYILAYSYIDVEDLNDAEKSVIMKNISLKSDSNYLLYWIYNGRGKLEESMDLAKYMDDPVLIIYGLFKQTEQVNSNPNITGSEREEQVKALKEQRENYQEQYNLKPEENLANPESDYEPGDVEEETEPDKPESDDIDKTDE; encoded by the coding sequence ATGAACGAAAAAACAATCGAACTTGAGTCGATGACTTATCAGTTTGAAATAGAAAAAGATATTTGGAAGTTACGTCTCGCGAAATCGCAGACGTCTATTAAGGATTTTCGACAACTAGCGCTAATGACAGAACGAACAGATTTTTTTGTGCCTGCTGCAGTAGAAGAAGAACAGGATTCATATGTTTTTTCATATACAGTAAATGAAAAACTGAAGAAGTGGGCAGATATAGAAAAGCTTGGGCGCAACGACAAATTGCGTGCATTATGCAATGTAGGTAGATTTCAAGAATGTTTGCCTACGCGAACGACATTTTTTCTTCACCCAGAAAATCTAGTATTTAATGATAATCTTATTCCCTCTATCATTTATCGGGGCATTCGCGATTTAGTGCCGCCGTATACAAATGACTCTTCAAAATTTCTTCATCAGTATAAATGTCTGGCGATTGCACTTTTTTCAAAAAAGTATACTTTTGACGAACTGTACAATGGCTCAATAAGCAATGCGATTGAAACTGAATTCGAGCGCAAAGTTGTTGGAATTGCAGATGTTTCCGCACTTATAAGGTTTTTAGAAGAAAATTATGAAATTGAACAAAAGACAACCGAACAAACCATGCAACTTGTGCCGAAAAAACAGTTTCGTCTTTTTAAGCAACTTTCAATTATGATGATTGCATTATCGCTCATACTTACCGCTCCACTCGCTTATTTCAGCTTTGTTAAAATGCCATATCAAAACAAACTATTAGCCGCGCATCATGATTTTCTTGCATCGGATTATGGAAAAGTAATTAGTGATTTAGAAGGGCAAAAAGCTGAGAAATTACCGAACTCTACAAAATACATACTTGCTTATTCCTACATTGATGTAGAGGATTTAAATGATGCTGAAAAGTCAGTCATTATGAAAAATATTAGTTTGAAGAGCGACAGTAATTATTTATTGTACTGGATTTACAATGGTCGCGGAAAACTTGAAGAATCCATGGATTTGGCAAAATATATGGATGATCCAGTCTTGATTATATATGGTCTATTCAAACAAACCGAGCAAGTCAATAGTAATCCGAATATAACGGGTTCTGAACGTGAAGAGCAGGTTAAAGCATTAAAAGAGCAACGTGAAAATTACCAAGAACAATATAATCTGAAACCTGAAGAAAACTTAGCTAATCCAGAGTCTGACTATGAACCGGGGGATGTTGAAGAAGAAACTGAACCAGACAAGCCTGAATCAGACGATATAGACAAGACAGATGAGTAA
- a CDS encoding EsaB/YukD family protein produces MPNDTHINVTVDFGNWGEPEYDLRIPVHQPIKQLLMNLVDTLKLDPAKASLCAIKIPTKNLLLTDDDRLLDYQVTDGDILIVL; encoded by the coding sequence ATGCCAAACGATACGCATATAAATGTGACTGTTGATTTTGGCAATTGGGGCGAGCCGGAATACGATTTACGTATTCCGGTGCACCAACCAATCAAACAGTTATTGATGAATTTAGTTGATACATTAAAGCTGGACCCTGCAAAGGCCTCGCTATGTGCCATTAAAATACCAACAAAAAACTTACTATTAACGGATGATGATCGGTTATTAGACTATCAAGTGACAGACGGCGATATATTAATCGTTTTATAA
- the essA gene encoding type VII secretion protein EssA: MRELLKDCSMFVVLLVGFFVMLPISSPAEEPSSPSGKLRFQTERIGKDGKSKSQVDKMTELEKSLPHLFSEETQTVIEERQKELDQEADDLRQMIFATEQEPDISTQEIMKTLFASDYTVPKASVANGDLHESDSGIMGNTLFSSLIGMVVLLCGGIFAVMRKMVE; encoded by the coding sequence ATGAGGGAGTTGCTGAAGGACTGTAGTATGTTCGTCGTTCTACTTGTAGGGTTCTTTGTGATGTTGCCGATCAGTTCTCCTGCCGAGGAGCCGTCCAGTCCTAGTGGTAAATTACGGTTTCAAACCGAGCGCATCGGGAAAGATGGAAAGTCGAAATCGCAGGTGGATAAAATGACGGAACTTGAGAAAAGTCTTCCTCACTTGTTTAGTGAAGAAACACAAACAGTGATTGAAGAAAGGCAAAAAGAATTAGATCAGGAAGCTGATGACTTAAGGCAAATGATTTTTGCTACTGAGCAAGAGCCCGACATCTCGACGCAAGAAATAATGAAAACATTATTCGCCAGTGATTACACAGTCCCTAAGGCGTCTGTGGCTAATGGCGATCTACATGAAAGTGACAGTGGAATAATGGGTAACACATTGTTTTCTTCATTAATCGGGATGGTCGTTCTCCTATGCGGCGGCATATTTGCTGTTATGAGAAAAATGGTGGAGTGA
- the esaA gene encoding type VII secretion protein EsaA, with product MKRIERKVLLFLVMVLVLSGGITYLALHQSTAGKADNEVLKMTVAIVNEDQGATFDGEAVDFGREFIKSIESDPTHDWYVVSRGVAENGFGNNAYNMMIVIPKDFSEKALSIEDEFPEKINLNYKINATGNKDVVAEAEKTAGAILGDFNRRIIDVYFASVIGNLQDAQKNIGTIVEKEAVYTSTYKKAVHSPLMQYTSQFENIQDNTQVSKDSFDGLKEILLAFEDALQDDVNSNEDYLTVFNDLSNMHELNTVSLKDFSNQLHSLDSGMHNHELLQQLQNLELANKAIYDQFQKRNEESGKATILSEASAIQQYFKATNEKLSGFNADLKETLESELDKKVAGRLKTAFADSFDGKDINLTNLFQQPDNNLHETLRRQIAKLPTLTPKDLEGLGLSETSLTQLNNVIAVTNKYNKEFVETPVQPKNSVPLANQIQEIKKHLMEKGVVVTDSVQIPATKKWGQEFTLAIPDAYEVAGVFLTLPGKSERNYTRTYQKYKRIRLQATSADKFAVRVVLKLKGDAGSDIDVFQPVTWSWKLHQMDTGELDLPEPEPEPEPEPEPDPEDPVEPGDPIKPEEPVTPAPDSTEETAGTENNDEGQIEENIVPENKDTDESIGTDSADQEVLTETEEPAVPLVPLVPATPIKPEPVTIKDNYITHKVLSPLTDDATKKVIGATANTVREYQKTLMLYGVYFGLDMESPKLIQDLAENSLEKLAANKDASLYYLFNKKDIVELLTDYVVGNIKGHITAQVREQVEGLQSGINAYSALVADADRNSQEMTAILNDTTEQAHVMNGALEKTLGELMEWREASIALLEEQEAIASNKNEEQATLISLDGQFSSLLSGSQSLAEQAKGNLQSADGVYQTFDTIDNQAKLIQESGATLVTEADTLATNMTDKLIENQSFADNFAGVLENSRIGDRPNENLYSFLSNPVESKNAGVISTGNSLPPYFLVLICFIVSLFTAYAISTNDRKRMQKDSFEGENTLVGGNMPITLITASIGLVEGLVIGIVSGNLLNIASDKFLLWVAIVVLAMLAMLLVATYLLRQLKMVGMFLLLIVLSLYLFSTEALGSDFNKLSLASTIRKYSPLQYIESLFTGLTEYQGIIFILIALAVLALVANLFVVRFAKKEGIIDEGVAEGL from the coding sequence ATGAAAAGAATTGAGCGTAAGGTTTTATTGTTTCTTGTTATGGTGCTCGTCCTCTCCGGAGGAATTACATACTTAGCTCTCCACCAATCAACTGCCGGTAAAGCTGACAATGAGGTTTTGAAAATGACCGTGGCCATTGTCAATGAAGATCAAGGCGCAACATTCGATGGTGAAGCAGTTGATTTTGGTCGTGAATTCATTAAAAGTATCGAAAGTGATCCAACACACGATTGGTATGTCGTGAGCCGGGGCGTTGCTGAAAACGGTTTTGGGAATAATGCCTATAATATGATGATTGTTATTCCAAAAGACTTCTCCGAAAAGGCCTTATCAATAGAAGATGAATTTCCTGAAAAAATCAATCTAAATTATAAAATTAACGCAACTGGAAATAAAGATGTCGTAGCAGAAGCGGAAAAAACCGCAGGCGCTATTTTAGGGGACTTTAACCGTCGTATTATTGATGTCTATTTTGCTAGTGTCATTGGTAATTTACAAGATGCGCAGAAAAATATTGGTACAATCGTGGAGAAAGAAGCAGTTTATACGAGTACTTATAAAAAAGCGGTACATAGTCCTCTAATGCAATATACTTCGCAATTTGAAAACATCCAAGATAATACACAAGTATCAAAAGACAGTTTTGATGGTCTAAAAGAAATCTTGCTTGCATTTGAAGATGCCTTACAGGATGACGTGAATTCAAATGAAGACTATTTGACTGTTTTTAATGACTTATCGAACATGCATGAACTAAATACGGTTTCACTAAAAGATTTTTCAAATCAACTTCACAGCTTGGATAGTGGCATGCATAATCATGAACTTCTTCAACAACTACAAAACTTGGAACTAGCGAATAAAGCGATTTATGATCAATTTCAAAAAAGAAATGAAGAGAGCGGAAAAGCTACTATCCTTTCAGAAGCTTCCGCAATTCAACAATATTTTAAAGCGACAAATGAAAAGTTAAGTGGATTTAATGCAGATTTAAAAGAGACGCTAGAGTCTGAGTTAGATAAAAAAGTAGCTGGACGTTTAAAAACTGCCTTTGCCGATTCATTTGATGGCAAGGATATAAATTTAACTAATCTTTTTCAGCAACCCGATAATAATTTGCATGAAACTTTGAGGCGGCAAATCGCTAAATTGCCAACGCTAACTCCTAAAGACCTTGAAGGCTTAGGTTTATCTGAAACAAGCTTGACGCAATTGAATAACGTTATTGCTGTCACAAATAAGTATAATAAAGAATTTGTCGAGACACCGGTTCAACCTAAAAATAGTGTGCCGCTTGCCAATCAAATACAAGAAATCAAAAAACATTTGATGGAAAAGGGCGTAGTGGTGACGGACTCCGTTCAAATACCAGCAACCAAAAAATGGGGACAAGAATTTACACTAGCCATTCCTGACGCCTATGAAGTTGCAGGCGTATTTTTAACATTACCCGGTAAAAGTGAACGTAACTATACGAGAACCTATCAAAAATATAAAAGAATTAGGCTACAAGCCACCTCCGCAGATAAATTTGCTGTTCGAGTCGTTCTTAAATTAAAGGGAGATGCGGGCAGTGACATTGATGTTTTCCAACCGGTTACATGGAGTTGGAAGTTGCATCAAATGGATACTGGAGAGCTCGACCTGCCAGAGCCAGAGCCGGAACCCGAGCCAGAACCCGAACCAGATCCTGAGGACCCAGTAGAGCCAGGGGATCCAATAAAACCGGAAGAACCTGTAACTCCGGCTCCGGACTCTACCGAAGAAACGGCCGGCACTGAAAATAATGACGAAGGTCAAATCGAAGAAAATATTGTTCCGGAAAATAAAGATACTGATGAAAGTATTGGAACGGATTCAGCGGATCAGGAGGTTTTAACGGAAACAGAGGAACCAGCAGTTCCGTTAGTTCCATTAGTTCCAGCAACGCCAATAAAACCGGAGCCAGTAACAATCAAAGACAACTACATCACCCATAAAGTTCTGTCGCCACTTACAGATGATGCTACTAAAAAAGTGATTGGGGCTACTGCAAATACAGTTAGGGAATATCAAAAAACGCTCATGTTATATGGTGTTTACTTTGGTCTTGATATGGAAAGTCCAAAACTGATTCAGGACCTGGCAGAAAATAGTTTAGAGAAATTAGCAGCGAATAAAGATGCGTCACTCTATTATTTGTTCAATAAAAAAGACATCGTTGAATTATTAACAGATTACGTAGTAGGAAATATTAAAGGACACATCACAGCTCAAGTTCGCGAACAAGTAGAAGGACTACAAAGTGGAATTAACGCGTATAGCGCTCTCGTAGCGGATGCCGATCGTAATTCGCAAGAGATGACAGCTATTTTAAATGACACGACAGAACAGGCGCATGTGATGAATGGCGCGTTGGAAAAAACACTAGGTGAATTGATGGAATGGCGTGAAGCAAGTATTGCGTTGCTAGAAGAACAAGAAGCCATTGCTTCAAATAAAAACGAAGAGCAGGCGACACTTATTTCATTAGATGGCCAGTTCTCGTCCTTATTATCAGGAAGCCAATCGCTAGCCGAACAAGCAAAAGGTAATCTACAATCTGCGGATGGGGTATACCAAACATTTGACACGATTGATAATCAGGCAAAACTTATCCAAGAGAGCGGTGCGACTTTGGTTACCGAAGCCGACACATTGGCTACGAATATGACGGATAAGTTAATCGAAAATCAGAGCTTTGCAGATAACTTTGCAGGCGTGCTTGAAAACAGCCGAATCGGGGACAGGCCAAACGAAAATCTTTATAGCTTTTTGTCAAACCCTGTTGAATCAAAAAATGCCGGGGTGATTTCGACCGGGAATTCATTACCACCCTACTTCCTCGTCTTAATTTGCTTTATCGTGTCGTTATTTACTGCGTATGCAATTTCGACGAATGATAGAAAACGTATGCAAAAGGATTCATTTGAAGGGGAAAACACGTTAGTTGGCGGGAACATGCCAATCACTTTGATTACCGCAAGTATTGGCCTTGTGGAAGGTTTAGTCATAGGGATTGTATCAGGTAACTTATTAAATATTGCTTCGGATAAGTTTTTATTGTGGGTTGCGATCGTCGTACTGGCTATGCTTGCAATGCTCTTAGTAGCGACTTATCTATTAAGACAATTAAAAATGGTTGGGATGTTCTTGTTATTAATCGTGCTGAGTTTGTATTTGTTTTCAACAGAAGCACTTGGATCCGACTTTAATAAGTTATCGTTAGCATCCACAATACGTAAGTATTCACCACTGCAATATATTGAATCGCTATTCACAGGTCTGACTGAATACCAGGGAATTATTTTCATCCTCATTGCTTTGGCCGTACTGGCACTAGTTGCTAATTTATTTGTTGTGCGCTTTGCAAAGAAAGAGGGGATTATTGATGAGGGAGTTGCTGAAGGACTGTAG
- a CDS encoding WXG100 family type VII secretion target, translating into MSGQIRMSPAELADKAKRYGRSGDQIDQILKDLTILQSDLQSQWEGKAFTQFQAQFDELSPKVQNFSHLMREIEGQLTKTADAVARQDEELSRNFGLR; encoded by the coding sequence ATGTCAGGACAAATTCGTATGAGTCCAGCTGAATTAGCGGACAAAGCAAAACGCTACGGACGTAGTGGGGACCAAATTGATCAAATCTTAAAGGATCTAACAATCCTGCAATCTGATTTGCAAAGTCAGTGGGAAGGTAAAGCATTTACGCAATTTCAAGCTCAGTTTGATGAACTATCCCCTAAAGTGCAAAACTTCTCTCACCTTATGCGTGAAATTGAAGGGCAATTAACGAAGACAGCAGATGCAGTAGCTCGACAAGACGAAGAGTTATCACGTAACTTTGGGCTTCGCTAA